From a single Nitrospirota bacterium genomic region:
- a CDS encoding TolC family protein: MPARFLNWVIAVMTVMVAGTGGALLPSLVQAKEPMPTFELDRIIDLALERNPLIAGAQSVILQSEGLRTQAGAFLNPTVAYQTANGLIRDPANGDNRIEHNITVYQPVEYPGMRAARQEAAAAGLASATVGLEESKLNLIAAVKTAFYELLVAERTVDLLQQNLETVQDVSRIVKARVRSGEGAQFEVIKAEVEVLKAKQDLTKAKNAVRVKLVGLDTLTAGGLGARYKVQGDFRSLRDRLDPEQMAARDFSQHPILQRHGKLVEQAEFSVSKERQARVPTVTLWGGFAREIGREAVLGGLSLPTPVWYRQQGHIATALGTQRKEEAELIRARNDLSRELNQHAREAETAQEQILVYEEGLLKQAQETLRIAQLSFRQGASSLLDVLDAQRVQRQITVDYNQARFELSLALTRFERALGGPL; this comes from the coding sequence ATGCCGGCGCGATTTTTAAACTGGGTCATAGCGGTGATGACCGTAATGGTGGCGGGAACGGGTGGGGCGTTGCTACCGTCTCTCGTTCAGGCGAAAGAACCGATGCCCACGTTTGAACTCGACCGCATCATCGACTTGGCATTGGAACGGAACCCGCTGATCGCGGGCGCTCAGAGTGTAATACTACAGAGCGAAGGTTTGCGGACCCAGGCAGGCGCGTTTCTCAACCCCACGGTCGCCTATCAGACGGCGAACGGATTAATTCGTGACCCCGCCAACGGGGACAATAGGATCGAGCATAACATCACCGTGTATCAGCCGGTGGAATACCCGGGCATGCGGGCCGCCCGTCAGGAGGCAGCGGCCGCTGGTCTGGCCAGTGCGACGGTTGGCCTCGAAGAATCCAAGCTCAATCTCATTGCGGCGGTGAAGACGGCATTCTACGAACTCCTCGTGGCGGAACGGACCGTAGACCTTCTTCAACAGAACTTGGAGACCGTTCAGGATGTTTCGCGTATTGTCAAAGCCCGCGTCCGGTCCGGTGAGGGAGCGCAATTCGAAGTGATAAAGGCGGAAGTGGAAGTGCTCAAAGCCAAGCAGGATTTGACAAAAGCCAAGAATGCCGTGCGCGTGAAACTCGTCGGCTTGGACACCTTGACAGCAGGAGGCTTGGGGGCTCGATACAAGGTGCAAGGAGATTTCCGGTCACTCCGTGACCGTCTGGATCCGGAGCAGATGGCGGCGAGGGATTTCTCACAACATCCCATTCTCCAGCGCCATGGGAAGTTGGTGGAGCAGGCTGAGTTCAGCGTCTCGAAGGAGCGGCAGGCCCGTGTACCGACCGTAACTCTGTGGGGCGGGTTTGCCAGAGAAATAGGCCGCGAGGCAGTGTTGGGGGGCCTGAGTCTGCCGACGCCTGTATGGTATCGACAGCAGGGGCATATCGCGACGGCACTCGGTACTCAGCGGAAAGAAGAAGCGGAGCTGATTCGAGCCAGGAATGACCTGAGCCGCGAACTGAATCAACATGCGCGCGAAGCGGAAACGGCGCAGGAACAGATCCTCGTCTACGAGGAAGGTCTGTTGAAGCAAGCGCAAGAAACACTTCGCATTGCCCAGTTGAGTTTCCGTCAGGGCGCTTCCAGCCTCCTGGATGTTCTCGATGCCCAACGGGTCCAACGCCAGATCACCGTGGATTACAATCAGGCTCGTTTCGAACTCTCTCTGGCGCTCACGCGATTTGAACGAGCCCTGGGCGGTCCACTCTAG
- a CDS encoding ISNCY family transposase translates to MTRATVLQAVRQMRFEELYARRERRAITMAEAGEMLGVTERTFRRWSSRYEAEGAEGVQDRRIGRASARAVPVDDVVAMLTLYETRYPGWTVKHFHERWQSDHGGTRSYGWTKKTLQAAGQVVRAPRRGAHRKKRPRKPWPGMMLHQDGSPHEWGPGGRWDLIVTLDDATNHIYSAFFVEEEGTLSSLRGLREVIETQGLFSSLYTDRGSHYWYTEAAGGRVDKTRLTQVHRALQQLGITLIPAYSPEARGRSERAFRTLQDRLPKELALAGITEMAAANRYLTEQFLPQHNARFMVRATEPGTAFIPWVGPHLAEILCVQEERGVANDNTVRYQGLSLQIPQDPPRFHYVKVTVRVHAYPDGTLAVFHGPRCLARYHADGRLIEPEVEAHRRKTLAPRSSARPIVDPRATARDTMSAQR, encoded by the coding sequence ATGACACGGGCGACCGTCCTACAGGCGGTGCGACAGATGCGGTTTGAGGAGCTGTACGCGCGGCGAGAACGGCGGGCGATCACGATGGCGGAGGCGGGCGAGATGCTGGGCGTGACGGAGCGGACCTTTCGCCGGTGGAGTAGCCGGTATGAGGCGGAGGGGGCCGAGGGGGTGCAGGATCGACGGATCGGCCGTGCGTCGGCCCGGGCGGTGCCCGTCGATGACGTGGTGGCGATGCTGACGCTGTACGAGACCCGCTATCCCGGCTGGACCGTCAAACACTTCCACGAGCGCTGGCAGAGCGACCATGGCGGGACGCGGTCCTATGGCTGGACCAAGAAGACCCTGCAGGCTGCGGGGCAGGTGGTGCGGGCGCCCCGACGCGGCGCCCATCGGAAGAAGCGGCCGCGGAAACCCTGGCCGGGCATGATGCTCCACCAAGACGGCTCGCCCCATGAGTGGGGGCCGGGCGGTCGGTGGGATCTGATCGTGACGCTGGATGATGCGACGAACCACATCTATTCCGCCTTCTTTGTCGAGGAAGAAGGGACCCTGAGCAGTTTGCGTGGCCTGCGTGAGGTCATCGAGACCCAGGGGCTCTTCAGTTCGCTCTATACGGACCGGGGGTCCCACTACTGGTACACCGAGGCGGCCGGGGGCCGAGTGGACAAGACCCGGCTGACGCAAGTACACCGCGCCTTACAGCAATTAGGGATCACGCTCATTCCCGCCTATTCGCCGGAAGCGCGGGGCCGGTCGGAGCGGGCCTTCCGCACCCTGCAAGATCGGCTGCCGAAAGAATTGGCGCTGGCGGGGATTACCGAGATGGCGGCGGCCAACCGGTATCTGACCGAGCAGTTCCTGCCCCAGCATAACGCGCGGTTTATGGTGCGGGCGACGGAACCCGGCACGGCCTTCATCCCGTGGGTCGGCCCACACCTGGCCGAGATCCTGTGTGTCCAGGAGGAGCGGGGCGTAGCCAACGACAACACCGTGCGGTATCAGGGCCTGAGCTTGCAGATCCCCCAGGATCCCCCTCGGTTCCATTATGTGAAGGTCACCGTGCGGGTCCACGCGTATCCGGATGGCACCCTCGCCGTGTTTCATGGTCCCCGGTGCTTGGCCCGCTACCACGCAGATGGCCGGCTGATCGAGCCCGAGGTCGAGGCCCACCGCCGAAAAACCCTGGCCCCTCGGTCGAGCGCCCGGCCGATCGTTGATCCTAGGGCCACGGCGCGCGACACGATGTCAGCGCAACGCTAA
- a CDS encoding efflux RND transporter periplasmic adaptor subunit, with product MTTPSQSLDQCAHRRSCLGLLCRGFFGLLLLISPMGCDRAPAPAEGNGQKHSSDNVHLVRLPLEAITKSGVSMERVSRTAFRTYRDFPGVVRPNENALANITTLVRGRVAEVHADLGQAVLPKQLLAVLHSSDLGLAQSAYLKARARRHVAEQAFQRAQYLYQEKVIGQAELQRREGEMISVRAEAQEAHEGLRLLGMEDKEIRTLEQTQKIRSQIPIVAPFAGRVIARDLTKGELVDTTIKLFVVADLSTVWVVGNVAEKDISYLHRATVSPNEPVEIHVPAYPDEVFQGTVTYVGDVLDTATRTMAVRLTVANPTGRLKPEMFATIRVLSEPEDALVVPETAVQRDRDHTFVFVQKEPGVFEARTIRVGNKNETLAEVLEGVKEGETVVREGAFILKSELLKPKD from the coding sequence ATGACCACTCCTAGCCAAAGTCTCGACCAATGCGCGCACCGGCGAAGTTGTCTAGGCCTGCTGTGCAGGGGATTCTTCGGCCTGCTGCTGTTGATATCACCCATGGGTTGCGACCGCGCGCCTGCCCCGGCAGAAGGAAACGGGCAGAAACATTCGTCGGACAATGTCCATCTTGTTCGTCTTCCGCTGGAAGCGATTACCAAGTCTGGTGTGTCGATGGAGCGGGTCAGCCGAACAGCTTTTCGCACCTATCGTGACTTTCCCGGCGTTGTGCGGCCAAACGAAAACGCATTGGCGAATATTACGACTCTCGTCCGTGGGCGGGTGGCGGAGGTCCATGCCGATTTGGGACAGGCAGTCTTGCCCAAGCAACTGCTGGCGGTGCTCCATAGCAGTGATCTTGGGCTCGCCCAGTCCGCGTATCTAAAGGCCCGCGCGCGACGGCATGTCGCGGAACAGGCCTTTCAACGGGCGCAGTATTTGTACCAGGAGAAAGTCATCGGTCAGGCCGAGTTGCAGAGGCGAGAAGGAGAGATGATCAGTGTCCGTGCCGAGGCTCAGGAGGCGCACGAAGGACTCCGGTTGCTGGGCATGGAGGACAAGGAGATTCGGACCTTGGAGCAGACCCAGAAGATCCGCTCGCAAATCCCCATTGTGGCGCCCTTTGCCGGCCGGGTGATCGCGCGTGATCTCACGAAAGGTGAACTCGTCGATACCACCATTAAACTGTTCGTGGTTGCCGATCTCTCCACGGTGTGGGTGGTCGGGAATGTGGCGGAAAAGGATATCTCCTACTTGCACCGTGCGACCGTCTCTCCCAATGAGCCGGTCGAGATCCATGTGCCTGCGTATCCTGACGAAGTATTTCAGGGGACCGTCACCTATGTCGGCGATGTCCTTGACACAGCGACGCGGACCATGGCCGTGCGCCTGACCGTGGCGAATCCCACCGGTCGTCTGAAGCCGGAGATGTTCGCCACAATCCGCGTCTTGTCCGAGCCAGAAGATGCCCTGGTCGTTCCAGAGACAGCAGTCCAACGCGATCGGGATCACACCTTCGTGTTTGTGCAGAAGGAACCTGGGGTTTTTGAAGCAAGGACGATCAGAGTGGGTAACAAGAACGAGACCCTCGCCGAGGTTCTCGAAGGGGTGAAGGAAGGAGAAACGGTCGTCCGGGAAGGAGCCTTTATCTTGAAATCCGAGCTGTTGAAGCCTAAAGACTGA
- a CDS encoding efflux RND transporter permease subunit: MVDKLLEFSLRRRVLILTLAGFLTLLGAYAFRTIPIDAFPDVTSVLVQVVTKAPGLSPEEVERLVTFPIEQQLTGVPHLTELRSLTKVGLSLMTVVFDDTMNINLARQLVLERLIEVQENLPPGSEPSMAPNSTGLGEVYQYYLEGPPHAGLDAAAAEHELIEQRTVQDWVIRPFLKAVPGVIDVNAQGGYVKQYQVLVEPGLLHKYDISLHDVFVAVSNNNANAAGNILETHAEKYIVRGVGLIKKLSDIEDIVVKEVGGTPVHIHDVAQVQIGHAIRHGAVVLNGQREVVAGIVLMLRGGNARDVVEGIKAKLDEIRDKGMLPAGWKIVPFYDRIELISAALKTVYKALGEGILLVVVVLFLFLGDTRSALIVAATLILTPLVTFFVMDQFGLTANLMSLGGLAIAIGMMVDASVVVVENVHRHLSDPRHQGLPRKSIILNAGREVARPVVFGILIIIIVFMPILSFEGMEGKMFKPMAYTIMIALMVSLILSITLSPVLCYLSLRAGHNDPDPLVLRWAKRAYIPLLRWALGHRSIVLTTTALMLVGSLALFPYLGTEFVPILNEGTMAPLTIRLPSISLGQSIKIEKEVQQAVMEFPEVQMMVSKIGRTELANDPQEPNESDSVAMLTPIDTWTTATTMAGLKERVRERLARVPGANFLISQPIQQRVDELISGVRAEVTVKLVGHDLDELRRTGDQIAGILRTIRGVKDLKVEQLFGQPYITIDIDRGKIARHGINVADIREIIATAVGGEAATRVYEENRRFNLILRFPEQYRNSIETIGNIRLSDRNGAFIPLGDLGTIRMHEGPGRINRENLQRYLPVSFNTHGRDIGGIVAEAQERMAREVRLPEGYHVVWGGSFENMQRAMARIKIIVPITIAVIFVLLFSSFSSLRQAALIILNLPFALIGGIVALWITGEYLSVPASVGFINLFGVAVLNGIVLVSYMNSLRQQEGKDVREAVLTGCVMRLRPVLMTALVALLGLVPLALSQGIGSEVQRPLAVVVIGGLVSSTFLTLVVLPVLYQWIEGRVAPPKSPTIVATGD, translated from the coding sequence ATGGTCGACAAACTTCTTGAGTTTTCTCTCCGCCGTCGCGTCTTGATCCTTACATTGGCCGGGTTTCTCACTCTTCTGGGGGCCTATGCCTTCCGCACCATTCCGATCGACGCCTTTCCCGATGTGACCAGCGTGCTCGTCCAAGTGGTCACCAAAGCGCCTGGCTTGTCCCCGGAGGAAGTCGAGCGGCTGGTGACCTTTCCCATCGAACAGCAACTCACCGGGGTTCCGCATCTGACGGAACTACGCTCGCTCACCAAAGTCGGACTGTCGTTAATGACGGTGGTGTTCGACGATACCATGAACATCAACCTGGCCCGCCAACTCGTGCTCGAACGGTTGATCGAGGTGCAGGAGAACTTACCGCCAGGGTCTGAACCGAGCATGGCGCCGAACAGCACCGGACTGGGAGAGGTGTATCAGTACTATCTGGAAGGCCCTCCGCATGCCGGGCTGGACGCTGCTGCTGCGGAACACGAATTGATCGAGCAGCGGACCGTCCAGGACTGGGTCATCCGGCCGTTTCTGAAGGCTGTGCCTGGCGTGATCGACGTCAACGCCCAAGGCGGGTATGTCAAACAGTACCAGGTGCTCGTCGAACCGGGGCTGTTGCACAAGTACGACATCTCTCTGCACGACGTGTTCGTTGCCGTGTCAAACAACAATGCGAATGCCGCAGGCAACATCCTGGAGACCCATGCTGAAAAGTATATTGTCCGCGGCGTGGGACTGATCAAGAAACTGAGCGACATCGAGGACATCGTCGTGAAGGAAGTGGGAGGCACTCCGGTGCACATTCATGACGTCGCCCAAGTTCAGATCGGCCATGCCATTCGTCATGGGGCGGTCGTCCTGAACGGTCAACGCGAGGTGGTAGCAGGGATCGTGCTGATGCTGCGCGGCGGAAACGCCCGCGACGTCGTGGAGGGCATCAAGGCCAAGCTCGACGAGATACGGGACAAGGGTATGCTGCCGGCAGGTTGGAAGATCGTGCCGTTTTACGATCGTATCGAACTGATCTCGGCCGCCTTGAAGACCGTCTATAAGGCGCTGGGTGAGGGAATTCTCCTGGTGGTGGTTGTGCTGTTCCTGTTCCTGGGCGATACGAGGAGCGCCTTGATCGTGGCGGCGACACTCATCCTGACGCCGCTCGTGACGTTCTTCGTGATGGATCAGTTCGGTCTCACGGCCAATCTAATGTCTCTGGGCGGCCTGGCCATCGCCATTGGCATGATGGTCGACGCGTCCGTGGTGGTGGTGGAAAATGTCCACCGGCATCTGTCCGACCCCCGCCACCAGGGCTTGCCCAGGAAGTCCATCATCCTCAATGCCGGTCGGGAAGTCGCCCGCCCCGTGGTCTTCGGCATTTTGATCATCATCATCGTCTTTATGCCGATTCTCTCTTTCGAAGGCATGGAAGGCAAAATGTTCAAGCCGATGGCCTATACCATCATGATCGCCCTCATGGTGTCGCTCATCCTCTCGATCACCCTGTCGCCGGTCTTGTGTTACTTGTCTCTGCGGGCAGGCCACAACGACCCGGATCCCTTGGTGCTCCGATGGGCCAAGCGCGCCTACATTCCTCTGCTGCGCTGGGCCTTAGGACATCGGAGCATCGTACTGACCACGACGGCGCTCATGCTGGTAGGGAGTCTCGCACTCTTTCCATATTTAGGGACGGAGTTTGTCCCCATTCTGAATGAAGGCACCATGGCCCCCCTCACGATCCGGTTGCCGAGCATTTCTTTGGGGCAATCGATCAAGATTGAAAAAGAGGTGCAACAGGCGGTCATGGAGTTTCCCGAAGTGCAGATGATGGTGTCCAAAATCGGACGCACGGAATTGGCGAATGATCCGCAAGAACCGAACGAGAGCGATTCGGTCGCGATGTTGACTCCGATCGACACCTGGACGACGGCCACCACAATGGCGGGCCTGAAAGAGCGAGTGCGTGAACGGCTGGCACGGGTGCCCGGCGCCAACTTTCTGATCAGCCAGCCGATCCAGCAGCGGGTGGACGAATTGATTTCCGGGGTGCGCGCCGAGGTGACGGTCAAACTGGTCGGACATGATTTGGACGAGCTGCGTCGGACGGGGGATCAGATCGCCGGCATTCTCCGCACGATTCGAGGTGTGAAGGATCTCAAAGTCGAGCAGCTCTTCGGCCAGCCCTATATCACGATCGATATCGATCGGGGTAAGATCGCGCGACACGGCATCAACGTGGCGGATATACGCGAAATCATCGCGACCGCGGTCGGAGGAGAAGCCGCAACCAGGGTGTACGAGGAGAATCGGCGATTCAATTTGATCCTGCGGTTTCCGGAACAATATCGGAACAGTATCGAGACGATCGGGAACATTCGACTGTCGGACCGCAATGGGGCCTTCATCCCACTCGGCGATCTCGGTACCATCCGGATGCACGAAGGACCAGGACGGATCAACCGCGAGAATCTCCAGCGGTACCTGCCGGTCAGCTTCAATACCCATGGACGGGATATCGGGGGTATTGTCGCTGAGGCGCAGGAGCGGATGGCCCGAGAGGTCCGACTCCCGGAGGGATACCATGTCGTCTGGGGTGGATCGTTCGAAAATATGCAACGGGCGATGGCCCGCATCAAGATCATCGTTCCGATCACCATCGCCGTGATTTTCGTGCTCCTGTTCTCGTCGTTTTCCTCGCTGAGGCAGGCGGCATTGATCATTCTCAATCTCCCCTTTGCGCTCATCGGCGGAATCGTCGCGTTATGGATTACAGGGGAGTATCTGAGCGTGCCGGCCTCAGTCGGATTCATCAATCTGTTCGGCGTAGCTGTCTTGAACGGCATCGTGCTGGTATCCTATATGAATTCGCTTCGCCAGCAGGAGGGAAAGGATGTTCGGGAGGCGGTGCTGACCGGTTGTGTGATGCGCCTCCGGCCCGTCTTGATGACGGCGCTGGTCGCGTTGCTGGGACTTGTGCCGCTCGCCCTTTCTCAGGGGATTGGATCGGAGGTCCAACGGCCTCTGGCAGTCGTGGTGATCGGTGGACTCGTCAGTTCGACGTTCCTGACTCTTGTGGTCCTGCCGGTGCTCTATCAGTGGATAGAAGGCCGAGTTGCCCCTCCGAAGTCTCCAACGATCGTTGCAACCGGCGATTGA
- the otsB gene encoding trehalose-phosphatase, which yields MRYVLSEEGRRALRTLTTRSILYAFDFDGTLAGISPDRGAVKLSKPIHEWLSELARRVPCAIVSGRALSDLMPRVNGAVPYLIGNHGLESPLTPPAALSVAENVCHAWMKYVDIDLAQSLKVAGVEVENKRYSLTFHYRRADESAGMSRRLLQLCRQLTPAPHCIIGKASVNLLPPGSTGKGEAALALMIHLRQSGLLFVGDDVTDEQVFGLTKGLAMGIRVGKHADSRAKFYLKHQGEIEDIIRFLIHRIDRTPESAGPDDQRAVQGRLEGSCP from the coding sequence ATGAGGTATGTGTTATCTGAGGAGGGGCGCCGAGCGTTGCGCACCCTCACGACCCGCTCCATTCTGTATGCCTTCGATTTTGACGGCACACTGGCAGGGATTTCGCCGGATCGCGGCGCCGTCAAGTTGTCGAAGCCCATCCACGAATGGTTGAGTGAACTTGCCAGGCGGGTTCCCTGCGCCATTGTGTCGGGGCGTGCCCTCAGCGATTTGATGCCGAGGGTAAACGGCGCCGTGCCGTATCTCATCGGGAACCACGGTTTGGAGAGTCCACTCACCCCCCCTGCCGCGCTGAGTGTTGCGGAGAACGTCTGTCATGCGTGGATGAAGTATGTGGACATCGACCTCGCCCAATCACTCAAGGTTGCCGGCGTAGAGGTTGAGAATAAGCGATACTCGCTCACCTTTCATTACCGGAGGGCTGACGAATCGGCCGGTATGAGCAGGAGGTTACTGCAATTGTGCCGGCAGCTCACGCCGGCACCCCACTGTATTATCGGTAAAGCATCGGTGAACCTGCTCCCCCCGGGAAGCACAGGGAAGGGGGAGGCGGCATTGGCCCTCATGATCCACCTGCGGCAATCCGGTCTGTTGTTCGTCGGTGACGATGTGACGGATGAGCAAGTGTTCGGACTCACAAAAGGGCTGGCCATGGGGATTCGTGTCGGAAAACACGCCGATTCTCGGGCGAAGTTTTATCTCAAGCATCAAGGAGAGATCGAGGATATCATCCGGTTTCTCATCCATCGCATCGACCGGACACCGGAGTCCGCCGGGCCTGACGATCAACGAGCGGTACAGGGACGACTGGAGGGAAGCTGCCCATGA
- a CDS encoding trehalose-6-phosphate synthase has translation MRLSLRFLLPLALVLAVLAYLVIPLVDTLTLKWFVRDIEIRSKLIGSMVEGPLVELLTADSKVKVLNYLHRIIQDERLYAVGFCDHDGKLAYKTLTYPDSIQCGGADTIKAGQTARLQLARGAVHVAAVEIEGSGRTLGRLMLVHDMSWVERRSSDTKWYLFYLFVIIGAVISLVTVLVAHLSWLGWVSGVRAMLRGEGLVALIGNQQPDAELHPVAQDLRALIHDLEADKRMRDESQMSWTPATLKTILHEHLAGDEVLIVSNREPYIHNWNNQQIDVQVPASGVVTALEPIMRACSGVWIAHGSGSADREVVDAHNHVRVPPDNPAYEIRRIWMSQEEEDGYYYGFANEGLWPLCHLAHVRPIFRSSDWKQYKEINGRFASAIIEEAKTDNPVVLVQDYHFALIPKLVRDQLPHATIITFWHIPWPNPERYAICPWYREILEGLLGSSILGFHTRFHCSNFIETVDRSLESKIDRDSSMISYQGKLTAVNHYPISIAWPDREKSQPPSEAECRTRIRAINGLPHAHRVGVGVERLDYTKGILERFLAVERLLELQPEWIGRFSFVQIAAPSRAKIDEYQQLTQQVLASAERINRRFGREGYRPIHLRIEHHESQAVTTYYRGADFCIVSSLHDGMNLVAKEFVAAREDEQGVLILSQFTGAATELPEALLINPYNIDQCAAAMHLALTMPPTEQRTRMRSMRGIVQEFNVYRWAGRMLMDAARMRQRARIVRQTGARDAPTTMGDQA, from the coding sequence ATGCGCTTATCGCTACGGTTCCTGCTGCCGCTGGCCCTGGTGCTGGCCGTCCTGGCGTATCTGGTCATTCCCCTCGTCGATACCCTGACGCTGAAATGGTTTGTTCGGGATATCGAAATCCGGTCGAAGCTGATCGGCAGCATGGTCGAAGGCCCTCTTGTGGAGCTCTTGACAGCCGACTCCAAGGTCAAGGTGCTGAATTACTTGCATCGGATCATTCAGGACGAACGGCTCTACGCCGTCGGGTTCTGCGACCATGATGGCAAGTTGGCGTACAAAACCTTGACCTACCCTGATTCGATTCAGTGCGGCGGCGCCGACACGATCAAAGCCGGCCAGACCGCCCGGTTGCAGCTCGCCCGAGGAGCTGTCCACGTTGCGGCTGTGGAAATCGAAGGAAGCGGCCGTACGCTCGGGCGCCTCATGCTCGTCCACGACATGAGCTGGGTCGAACGCAGAAGCAGCGATACAAAGTGGTATCTGTTCTACCTCTTTGTGATCATCGGCGCAGTGATTTCCCTTGTCACGGTCCTGGTTGCGCACCTGAGTTGGCTCGGATGGGTCTCCGGGGTGCGCGCCATGCTTCGCGGCGAGGGGCTGGTTGCCTTGATAGGGAACCAACAGCCCGATGCCGAGCTGCATCCGGTTGCCCAGGATCTTCGCGCCCTTATTCATGATCTCGAGGCGGATAAACGCATGAGGGACGAGAGCCAGATGAGCTGGACGCCGGCGACATTGAAGACCATTCTTCATGAACATCTCGCCGGCGACGAAGTACTCATCGTGTCGAACCGCGAGCCCTACATCCATAATTGGAACAACCAGCAGATCGATGTCCAGGTCCCTGCTAGTGGGGTAGTCACCGCTCTGGAACCGATTATGCGGGCCTGCTCAGGTGTGTGGATCGCGCACGGCAGCGGCAGCGCCGATCGCGAGGTGGTCGACGCCCACAACCATGTCCGCGTCCCGCCAGACAATCCTGCCTACGAGATCAGGCGGATCTGGATGTCGCAGGAGGAAGAAGACGGCTACTACTACGGCTTTGCCAACGAAGGGCTCTGGCCGCTCTGTCATTTGGCCCACGTTCGCCCCATCTTTCGATCCTCGGACTGGAAACAGTACAAGGAGATCAACGGGCGGTTTGCATCGGCCATCATCGAGGAAGCCAAGACCGACAACCCGGTCGTGCTCGTGCAAGATTACCATTTCGCACTGATCCCCAAGCTCGTGCGGGATCAACTGCCTCACGCCACGATCATCACGTTTTGGCACATCCCCTGGCCCAATCCGGAGCGCTATGCCATTTGCCCCTGGTATCGGGAGATTCTCGAAGGGCTCTTGGGAAGCAGCATTCTCGGATTTCACACGCGATTCCATTGCAGCAACTTTATCGAGACGGTGGATCGCTCGCTGGAATCGAAGATTGATCGGGATAGCTCCATGATTTCCTATCAAGGCAAACTCACGGCGGTGAATCATTACCCGATTTCGATCGCGTGGCCCGATCGAGAGAAGTCACAACCGCCGTCTGAAGCCGAATGCCGGACCCGCATCCGCGCGATCAACGGCCTGCCCCACGCGCATCGCGTGGGGGTCGGTGTCGAGCGACTGGACTATACCAAGGGCATTCTCGAGCGGTTCCTCGCCGTCGAACGGCTTTTGGAGCTGCAGCCGGAGTGGATCGGAAGATTTTCGTTCGTGCAAATCGCGGCCCCCAGCCGTGCGAAAATCGATGAGTATCAACAGCTCACCCAGCAAGTGCTCGCGTCGGCCGAACGCATCAACCGGCGATTCGGGCGAGAGGGCTATCGACCCATTCATCTACGAATCGAACATCACGAGTCGCAGGCCGTCACCACGTATTATCGAGGGGCTGACTTCTGCATCGTCAGCAGCCTGCACGACGGGATGAATCTGGTCGCGAAGGAATTCGTCGCGGCACGGGAAGACGAGCAAGGCGTGCTGATCCTCAGTCAGTTCACCGGCGCTGCGACAGAGCTGCCGGAGGCACTGCTGATCAACCCGTACAACATCGATCAATGTGCAGCTGCCATGCACCTGGCTTTGACAATGCCGCCGACCGAGCAGCGGACCAGGATGCGCAGCATGCGCGGGATCGTGCAGGAATTCAACGTGTATCGCTGGGCCGGGCGTATGCTGATGGATGCCGCCCGCATGCGACAGCGGGCGCGCATTGTCCGCCAAACGGGAGCGCGAGACGCACCGACGACCATGGGAGACCAGGCATGA